In the genome of Amphiura filiformis chromosome 4, Afil_fr2py, whole genome shotgun sequence, one region contains:
- the LOC140149617 gene encoding bombesin receptor subtype-3-like, whose protein sequence is MEAIYNTTFDVNFSEYSYELDKTSQLSYNDIINVLKDICAIRDDSIWRLVMFVIFIAFGFVGNVALLIIILKNKNLRNAPNILIGNLTVADLLYIVVTGPIKFEHELHPCWLSGRMPCALRNYAPVVCQCACAYSLVALSRERYSAIVHGVHSRKSRTKRDSLCFAIIAWVLGFIVASPILTTYFTTVKEIFNITISCQSVERGSRRAQIFECCKLLIVYIIPFMLVTIHYTKMAYFLISSTNTFREQNETFKKQTKARKRLAYITITITIFFCLFSLPSFIYSFMFHFKPINEFHGEPVTKFRHFYYFMSLANSSLNPWLVFVLSSAHRECLAQCFGCLKCSSNSNLGNSQRTKLLTIFNNSSGSTSIRSRPELCVSDTETVDTRSSISKSVIEYQL, encoded by the coding sequence ATGGAGGCAATATATAACACCACATTCGATGTTAACTTTTCTGAATACAGTTACGAGTTGGACAAGACAAGTCAACTGAGTTACAATGACATCATAAACGTCTTAAAAGACATTTGTGCTATTCGAGACGACTCTATTTGGCGACTAGTTATGTTTGTAATTTTTATTGCATTTGGGTTTGTTGGAAATGTAGCTCTGTTAATAATAATCTTGAAGAACAAAAATCTGCGCAATGCTCCAAACATTCTAATCGGTAACCTTACAGTCGCGGACCTTTTGTATATAGTGGTGACTGGGCCAATCAAATTTGAGCATGAGTTACACCCTTGCTGGTTAAGTGGTAGAATGCCATGCGCCCTAAGAAACTATGCGCCTGTGGTTTGTCAATGCGCTTGCGCATATTCATTAGTCGCGTTGAGTCGCGAGCGATATTCGGCGATAGTTCATGGGGTGCATTCCCGTAAGTCTCGTACTAAACGTGATTCGTTATGCTTTGCAATAATTGCATGGGTTCTAGGGTTTATAGTTGCTTCACCAATTTTGACGACGTATTTCACGACAGTAAAAGAAATCTTTAACATCACCATTAGCTGCCAATCAGTAGAGCGAGGTAGTAGGAGAGctcaaatatttgaatgttgtaaATTGCTCATTGTGTACATAATTCCTTTCATGTTAGTTACCATACATTATACCAAAATGGCATACTTTCTCATATCAAGCACAAACACATTTAGAGAGCAAAATGAAACATTTAAGAAGCAAACAAAAGCCCGTAAGAGGCTGGCTTACATAACCATTACAATTACAATATTTTTCTGTCTCTTCTCGCTTCCAAGTTTTATATACAGTTTCATGTTCCATTTCAAACCAATTAATGAATTTCACGGTGAGCCCGTTACCAAGTTTcgacatttttattattttatgtcttTAGCTAATTCAAGTTTGAACCCATGGTTGGTGTTTGTTCTTAGTTCGGCACACCGTGAATGCCTAGCGCAGTGCTTCGGATGTCTTAAATGTTCTAGTAACTCCAACCTCGGGAATTCGCAGCGCACTAAATTGTTGACAATATTCAACAACTCATCAGGTTCCACATCTATCCGCTCTCGGCCAGAATTATGTGTCAGTGATACAGAGACAGTAGACACACGTTCGAGCATCAGTAAAAGTGTGATAGAATATCAACTCTAG